A window of Parasynechococcus marenigrum WH 8102 contains these coding sequences:
- the gmd gene encoding GDP-mannose 4,6-dehydratase, with product MPSSATRAAKTALITGITGQDGSYLAELLLEKGYLVHGIKRRASSFNTTRIDHLYQDPHESDPRLVLHYGDLTDSTNLIRIIQQEQPDEIYNLGAQSHVAVSFEAPEYTANSDALGTLRILEAVRMLGLIGKTRIYQASTSELYGLVQEVPQKESTPFYPRSPYGVAKLYAYWITVNYREAYGMYACNGILFNHESPRRGETFVTRKITRGLARIDAGLEQCLFMGNLDSLRDWGHARDYVEMQWRMLQQEGPPEDFVIATGRQESVRRFIELAASELGWGSIQWQGRGLQETGSRADTGDVVVRIDPRYFRPAEVETLLGDPTRAKEKLGWIPTTTLEELVAEMVATDREDAKKDAHLKRKGFAVVGSMENPPTNPEAIKAAGGAE from the coding sequence ATGCCCTCCTCCGCCACTAGAGCTGCCAAAACTGCCCTGATCACAGGCATTACAGGCCAAGACGGCAGTTACCTGGCGGAGCTTCTGCTGGAGAAGGGCTATTTGGTGCACGGGATCAAGCGCCGGGCCAGCAGCTTCAACACCACTCGGATCGATCACCTGTATCAGGATCCGCACGAGAGCGATCCTCGACTGGTGCTGCACTACGGCGATCTCACCGACAGCACCAACCTGATCCGGATCATCCAGCAGGAGCAACCGGACGAGATCTACAACCTTGGTGCTCAAAGCCATGTGGCCGTGAGCTTTGAGGCGCCGGAATACACGGCAAACAGCGATGCCCTTGGCACCCTGCGCATCCTCGAGGCGGTGCGGATGCTCGGGCTCATAGGAAAAACCCGGATCTATCAGGCCAGCACTAGCGAGCTCTACGGCCTAGTGCAGGAGGTGCCGCAGAAGGAGTCGACACCCTTTTATCCGCGCAGCCCCTACGGCGTCGCCAAGCTTTACGCCTACTGGATCACGGTCAATTACCGCGAGGCCTACGGGATGTATGCCTGCAACGGCATCCTGTTCAACCATGAGAGTCCGCGGCGCGGCGAGACGTTTGTGACCCGCAAGATCACCCGGGGTCTGGCGCGGATCGATGCGGGGCTGGAGCAGTGCCTGTTCATGGGCAACCTCGATTCCCTACGCGACTGGGGCCATGCGCGCGACTACGTGGAGATGCAGTGGCGGATGCTCCAGCAGGAAGGTCCGCCGGAAGACTTCGTGATCGCCACCGGCCGGCAGGAGTCGGTGCGGCGCTTTATTGAGCTAGCAGCATCCGAACTCGGTTGGGGCAGCATCCAGTGGCAGGGCAGAGGCTTGCAGGAAACTGGATCTCGCGCCGACACCGGCGATGTGGTGGTGCGTATTGATCCGCGCTATTTCCGCCCGGCAGAGGTTGAAACGCTGCTTGGTGATCCCACCAGAGCAAAAGAGAAGCTTGGCTGGATCCCCACCACCACCCTGGAGGAACTTGTGGCCGAGATGGTTGCCACGGATCGGGAGGACGCCAAGAAAGATGCACACCTCAAACGCAAGGGTTTTGCGGTTGTTGGTTCGATGGAGAACCCGCCTACAAACCCTGAAGCGATCAAAGCGGCTGGAGGCGCAGAGTGA
- a CDS encoding ATP-binding cassette domain-containing protein, giving the protein MTALPLIIVGSFLEVFSLALVVPFLTSISSEEIIISNSSLNSFISWLNISTNDEIIIILGILFVSAVILSGVTRLYIIWFSNLLSANIGHDMSIQAYENTLKKPFIEHKLSNSGDVIAAIITHIHITVLVINSLLTAASSFFTVLAVGIGLAIINPIETSIIAVTLFLSYLLITRIFNKRVEYYGNIIAENKNKKIKLIQESLGGIRDVLMNNRFKDYVESYNILDYQERNLLAKLTFLNRTPRVLVEIIFISILIIAGLIIAVVFQEKQLLIPTLGLFALASQKLLPNTQNIFNAWVTVRSSKVQIDETLKLLNQPAYSNFNALSSHQNLVFQDCIEFNCVSYQYPNNPHESLADINLKIYRGDKIGIIGTTGSGKSTFIDLLIALLEPSKGSIMIDGQILAGEISRQWQSLISHVPQEIFLFNKSLAENISLSKIYDYEKIRDAAEKSLITSLLEDCLGENVHKTLTERGSNLSGGQKQRIGIARAIYQNKPILILDEATSALDLYTEESILTALRESSVKLTIIMISHNLRTLEMCDKIIWLEDSKLVGYSDSKVILSKYKEKIAKFRSFNKTS; this is encoded by the coding sequence TTGACTGCATTACCATTAATAATCGTTGGTAGCTTTCTTGAAGTCTTTTCTTTGGCTTTAGTCGTTCCATTTTTAACATCAATATCTTCAGAAGAGATAATAATCAGTAATTCTTCATTAAATTCTTTCATTTCTTGGCTAAACATTTCTACAAATGATGAGATAATAATCATCTTAGGTATTTTGTTTGTTTCTGCAGTTATTCTAAGTGGGGTCACAAGACTATATATCATTTGGTTTAGTAACTTGTTGTCAGCAAATATTGGACATGACATGAGTATACAGGCGTATGAAAATACCCTCAAAAAACCTTTTATTGAGCATAAGCTAAGCAATTCTGGCGATGTAATTGCAGCAATTATCACGCATATCCATATCACTGTACTAGTAATTAATTCACTATTGACAGCTGCGAGTTCATTCTTTACCGTTCTTGCTGTAGGTATTGGATTGGCAATAATTAATCCAATTGAAACATCTATAATTGCAGTAACACTGTTTTTGTCTTATTTACTAATAACTCGAATATTTAACAAGCGTGTCGAATATTATGGTAATATTATTGCAGAAAATAAGAATAAAAAAATAAAGTTAATACAGGAGAGCCTTGGTGGAATAAGAGATGTTTTAATGAATAATAGATTTAAAGATTACGTGGAATCTTATAATATTTTGGATTATCAAGAACGAAATTTGCTTGCAAAACTAACGTTTTTGAATAGAACTCCGAGGGTTTTAGTTGAGATCATATTTATAAGTATACTCATCATCGCTGGATTGATAATAGCAGTTGTTTTTCAAGAAAAACAACTTTTGATACCAACGCTTGGTTTATTTGCACTAGCCTCCCAAAAGTTGTTGCCAAATACTCAAAATATATTTAATGCCTGGGTAACTGTCAGAAGCTCGAAGGTGCAAATCGATGAGACATTAAAATTACTTAATCAACCTGCATATTCAAATTTTAATGCTTTAAGCTCACATCAAAATTTAGTGTTTCAAGACTGCATTGAATTCAATTGTGTTTCCTATCAATACCCTAATAACCCTCATGAATCTCTTGCTGACATTAATCTTAAAATATATAGAGGCGATAAGATCGGAATTATAGGAACAACAGGTAGCGGTAAAAGCACTTTCATCGATCTATTGATTGCATTGCTGGAACCATCAAAAGGATCCATTATGATTGATGGTCAAATTTTGGCCGGAGAAATTTCTAGACAATGGCAATCTCTAATATCACATGTACCACAGGAGATATTCCTTTTTAACAAGAGTTTGGCCGAAAATATTTCATTGAGCAAAATATATGATTATGAAAAAATTCGAGATGCGGCTGAAAAATCGTTGATTACATCATTGCTCGAGGACTGCTTGGGTGAGAATGTACATAAGACTTTAACTGAGAGAGGCAGTAATCTAAGTGGTGGCCAAAAGCAAAGAATAGGGATAGCTCGAGCTATTTATCAAAATAAGCCAATACTTATTTTAGATGAAGCTACAAGTGCATTAGATTTATATACTGAAGAGTCTATCCTAACTGCACTACGAGAGTCTTCCGTTAAATTGACAATAATCATGATCTCACACAACCTTCGGACTTTAGAAATGTGCGATAAAATTATTTGGCTTGAAGATTCCAAACTAGTAGGATATAGCGACTCAAAAGTAATTTTAAGTAAATACAAAGAGAAAATAGCAAAATTTCGATCTTTCAATAAGACCTCATAA
- a CDS encoding GDP-L-fucose synthase family protein, whose protein sequence is MSPLITPADRIYVAGHRGMAGSAIFRALERGGYHQLLTASRSELDLLDGPSVQAWFTKHQPTVVVLAAAKVGGIQANSSYPADFLLENLKIQTHVIETAWRSGVQRLLFLGSSCIYPKFAEQPIKEEALLSGALEPTNEWYAIAKIAGIKLCESLRRQHGFDAISLMPTNLYGPGDNYHSTNSHVLPALIRRFHEATKANAETVTCWGTGSPLREFLHVDDLGEACLFALEQWSPAPSELSYLNVGTGVDLSIRELAEAVAIATHYQGEICWDITKPDGTPKKQLDVNRLKALGWSSRIPLAEGLARTVEIFRHELAQQLVRL, encoded by the coding sequence GTGAGCCCCCTGATCACCCCAGCTGACAGGATCTACGTTGCCGGCCATCGCGGTATGGCTGGCAGCGCCATATTCAGAGCTCTGGAACGAGGTGGCTACCACCAACTGCTGACAGCCAGCCGCTCTGAGCTCGACCTACTCGATGGACCTTCGGTGCAAGCCTGGTTCACAAAGCACCAACCCACGGTGGTGGTTCTGGCGGCAGCGAAGGTGGGCGGCATCCAAGCCAATAGCAGCTATCCGGCTGACTTTCTGCTGGAAAACCTCAAGATCCAGACACATGTGATCGAAACTGCCTGGCGCTCTGGTGTGCAGCGGCTGTTGTTCCTTGGCAGCAGCTGCATCTACCCGAAGTTCGCCGAGCAGCCGATCAAGGAGGAAGCGCTGCTTTCAGGTGCTTTGGAGCCCACGAACGAGTGGTACGCCATTGCCAAAATCGCAGGAATCAAGCTGTGCGAATCGCTCAGGCGGCAGCATGGTTTTGATGCGATCAGCCTGATGCCCACCAACTTGTATGGGCCGGGCGACAATTACCACTCCACTAATAGCCATGTGCTGCCTGCGCTGATTCGCCGCTTTCATGAGGCAACGAAGGCGAATGCTGAGACCGTCACGTGTTGGGGCACGGGGTCACCCCTGCGTGAATTTTTGCACGTCGATGATCTCGGGGAAGCTTGTTTGTTTGCTTTGGAGCAGTGGAGCCCAGCGCCAAGTGAGCTCAGCTATTTAAATGTTGGTACGGGTGTGGACCTGAGTATCCGTGAGCTTGCTGAAGCAGTAGCAATTGCTACTCACTACCAGGGGGAGATCTGCTGGGACATCACCAAGCCCGATGGAACTCCAAAGAAACAGCTTGATGTCAATCGACTCAAAGCTTTGGGTTGGAGTTCGCGAATTCCTTTGGCAGAAGGTTTGGCTAGGACAGTGGAGATATTCCGGCATGAGCTAGCTCAACAACTAGTTCGACTTTAG
- a CDS encoding HAD family hydrolase, with protein MINSLDKYNSFVFDCDGVVLNSNSIKTNAFYDTALPMGQEIANELKRYHLRHGGISRYEKFSHLLKNIAPKYNKASVPSIEHLLYTYSSIVEKALLDCEIAKHLALLRERTKKSSWTIVSGSDQLELRKIFNERNIDKLFDGGIFGSPDNKHRILARELKNRSILKPALMLGDSLYDYEAASKAGLDFIFVYNGQKLINGRVL; from the coding sequence ATGATCAATTCTCTCGATAAGTACAACAGCTTCGTGTTTGACTGTGATGGAGTCGTCCTAAATTCGAATTCGATTAAAACCAATGCATTCTATGATACCGCCTTGCCTATGGGGCAAGAGATTGCAAATGAGCTAAAAAGATATCATCTAAGACACGGTGGTATATCTCGGTACGAAAAATTTTCCCATCTTTTAAAGAATATTGCGCCAAAGTATAACAAAGCATCAGTGCCAAGTATTGAACATCTTCTATATACTTATTCAAGCATAGTAGAAAAAGCTTTGCTTGATTGTGAAATAGCAAAGCATCTCGCATTGCTTCGTGAGCGTACAAAGAAAAGCTCCTGGACAATTGTTTCAGGGAGCGACCAATTAGAATTAAGAAAGATCTTTAACGAAAGAAACATAGATAAGTTATTTGATGGTGGTATTTTTGGAAGTCCTGATAATAAACACCGTATATTAGCCAGAGAATTAAAGAATCGATCTATTCTGAAACCAGCTTTAATGCTTGGCGATAGTTTATATGATTATGAAGCAGCTTCTAAAGCTGGCTTGGATTTTATCTTTGTATACAATGGTCAGAAGTTGATCAATGGCAGAGTTTTGTAA
- a CDS encoding aldolase catalytic domain-containing protein, whose product MSNERTFKILDCTLRDGGYYNNWNFSDELIENYVRASLAAKIDVIEIGFRSSLNNKFKGACAYSSDLFLENLPFLNGTDIAVMVNGSEICRTDSIPRLLEKLFPKPAISSIVSIVRIACHFSELSRVLSATRWLADHGYKICINIMQISDRKYADIKEITSMASDCPIDVLYFADSTGSLKPDDISRIVEWFRTGWQRELGIHTHNNMGIALQNTLRAYEEGVNWLDSTVSGMGRGPGNAKTEELVIETETLRDGNVNYVPLMALSRQKFDKLKAQYGWGPHPYYYLSGKYGIHPSYIQEMINDARYDDEDIIAVTNQLKSEGGKVFSLDSLDLARQFYIDKANGSWSPTEIFNGREVLILGSGPGVREHSSALELYIQKQSPLVLALNTQSAIDSSLIDLRIACHPVRLIADVEEYNQLAEPLIIPVSSLPKSLRNELANKKVFDYGLGISANKFQCNNTYCIIPSPLVLAYALAVATSGKSKNILLAGFDGYAPGDPRNEEIENIFLTYFNSYPNALLHSITSTNFKTIASKSLYGMF is encoded by the coding sequence ATGAGTAATGAAAGAACCTTTAAAATTTTAGATTGCACCCTCCGTGATGGCGGATACTATAATAACTGGAACTTTAGCGATGAGTTAATAGAAAATTACGTTCGTGCCAGTTTGGCTGCCAAGATTGATGTTATAGAAATTGGATTCCGATCTTCTTTGAATAATAAGTTCAAAGGGGCATGTGCATATAGTTCAGATTTATTTCTAGAGAATTTACCTTTCTTGAATGGTACTGATATCGCTGTGATGGTTAACGGATCTGAGATCTGTAGAACTGATTCTATACCGCGCCTATTAGAAAAACTTTTTCCGAAGCCCGCCATATCATCAATTGTTTCAATAGTTCGTATTGCATGCCATTTTTCAGAATTATCTAGAGTTTTATCTGCTACACGATGGCTTGCGGATCATGGGTATAAGATATGCATCAATATAATGCAAATATCAGATCGAAAATACGCTGATATTAAGGAAATAACATCAATGGCTTCTGATTGCCCCATTGATGTTCTTTATTTCGCTGACTCAACCGGATCGCTGAAGCCGGATGACATCTCTAGAATTGTCGAATGGTTCCGTACTGGTTGGCAGAGAGAACTCGGTATACATACCCACAACAATATGGGAATTGCACTTCAAAATACTTTACGTGCTTATGAAGAGGGTGTTAATTGGTTGGATTCAACTGTGAGTGGTATGGGCAGAGGTCCAGGTAATGCGAAAACAGAAGAACTTGTCATAGAAACTGAGACTTTACGCGATGGCAATGTCAATTACGTGCCACTGATGGCTCTAAGTAGACAGAAATTTGATAAACTCAAAGCTCAGTACGGGTGGGGACCTCATCCATATTATTATTTGTCTGGCAAGTATGGTATACATCCAAGTTATATTCAAGAAATGATTAATGATGCTCGTTATGACGACGAAGACATCATTGCAGTGACAAATCAATTAAAATCTGAAGGAGGCAAAGTTTTTAGTCTTGATTCTTTAGACCTCGCACGTCAATTTTATATCGACAAAGCAAATGGATCTTGGTCACCAACTGAAATATTTAATGGTCGAGAAGTACTGATTTTAGGGTCTGGCCCAGGGGTTCGTGAACATTCATCTGCCCTAGAACTATATATACAAAAGCAATCACCTCTTGTACTTGCACTCAATACACAGTCAGCAATCGATTCGTCTTTGATTGATCTTAGAATTGCCTGTCACCCTGTTCGCCTAATAGCTGATGTAGAGGAATACAATCAACTAGCCGAGCCATTAATTATCCCAGTTTCTTCACTACCAAAATCTTTAAGAAATGAATTGGCCAATAAAAAAGTTTTTGATTACGGCTTAGGTATATCCGCGAATAAGTTTCAATGCAATAATACGTATTGCATTATTCCCTCACCTCTGGTTCTCGCTTATGCGCTAGCTGTTGCTACAAGTGGTAAGTCAAAGAACATTCTTTTGGCAGGCTTTGACGGTTATGCTCCAGGTGATCCAAGAAATGAAGAAATTGAAAATATATTTTTAACTTATTTTAATTCATATCCTAATGCTTTACTCCATTCGATAACTTCAACGAATTTTAAGACCATAGCTTCTAAAAGCTTATATGGAATGTTTTGA
- the galE gene encoding UDP-glucose 4-epimerase GalE: MAQLLITGGAGFIGSHTGLVLLEAGHELLVFDDFSNSSPIALERVRELAGPAAAPRLRQMQGDIRSPRNLEQAFTKAPSGIDAVIHFAGLKAVGESVEKPLHYWDVNLNGSRCLLEAMDAHSCHTLVFSSSATVYGNPETVPIPATAPISPINPYGHTKAAVERMLSDLHASAQDAWRIACLRYFNPVGAHPSGRIGENPLGIPNNLFPFVSQVANGRREQLQVFGGDWPTPDGTGVRDYIHVMDLADGHRAALDCLLAEATQMVTLNLGSGQGQSVLEVVQSMQAASGRSIPNTITDRRPGDAAQRLGWRTQRSLEDICRDGWAWQQQNPERYT; encoded by the coding sequence TTGGCGCAGCTCTTGATTACAGGCGGGGCAGGCTTCATCGGCAGCCATACCGGCCTGGTGCTGCTGGAGGCGGGCCATGAGCTGCTGGTCTTCGACGATTTCAGCAACAGCAGCCCGATCGCACTTGAGCGTGTGCGCGAGCTCGCTGGACCTGCGGCCGCTCCTCGGTTGCGGCAGATGCAAGGAGACATCCGCAGCCCCAGGAATCTTGAGCAAGCCTTCACCAAGGCGCCGTCTGGGATTGATGCCGTAATCCATTTCGCCGGCCTCAAAGCTGTTGGAGAGTCCGTGGAGAAGCCACTTCACTACTGGGATGTGAACCTGAACGGCAGTCGCTGCCTGCTGGAGGCCATGGATGCCCATAGCTGCCACACCCTTGTCTTCAGCAGCAGCGCTACGGTCTACGGAAATCCAGAAACCGTTCCGATCCCTGCGACAGCTCCCATTTCTCCGATCAACCCCTACGGCCACACCAAGGCCGCTGTTGAGCGAATGCTGTCCGATCTGCATGCCAGTGCTCAGGACGCCTGGCGGATCGCTTGCTTGCGCTATTTCAACCCCGTCGGGGCCCATCCGTCCGGCCGCATTGGCGAAAACCCGCTGGGCATTCCCAACAACCTCTTCCCCTTCGTGAGTCAGGTGGCTAACGGACGCAGAGAACAGCTCCAGGTGTTCGGCGGCGACTGGCCCACCCCCGATGGCACCGGTGTGCGTGACTACATCCACGTGATGGATCTCGCGGATGGCCACCGCGCCGCCCTGGACTGCCTGCTGGCGGAAGCGACACAAATGGTCACCCTCAACCTGGGCAGCGGCCAAGGACAGTCCGTCCTGGAGGTGGTGCAGTCCATGCAAGCCGCCAGCGGCCGTTCCATCCCCAACACGATCACGGACCGTCGGCCTGGCGATGCCGCTCAGCGCCTGGGCTGGCGCACCCAGCGAAGCCTTGAAGACATCTGCCGAGACGGCTGGGCCTGGCAGCAGCAGAACCCTGAGCGATATACCTGA
- a CDS encoding SLBB domain-containing protein codes for MFRSWLSIGALAASLVLTPLSLRAQPESSETSQAPSLTSEERSRVSFDAYILGPGDGLDIELLDLPELSGRVIIGPDGTIYLPRLRALYVEGLTIEELRLFLTEQFRPYVRDPEVYIRPVRYRPIRVYVGGEVKRPGYYSLSKDNELQRISESAEQTTLDGLSAPGTSRGGLNQVPGGATAITSGGGLSTFGLQFPTVFDAIRAAQGITPFTDLSKVQVTRRQAASSGGGRIRTNLNFLSLITTGDESQNIRLFDGDVVSVAKSPEVLREQLLKAGQTNLTPQFMQVYVSGRVRNPGAVTLPQGSSLVQAIDLAGGTKLLHGKVEFIRFNREGEIDRRIFGFKSDAPADDYRNPVLMAGDVVRLRESIASAGIEVLNEITAPAVGLYSVYSIYRDIQP; via the coding sequence GTGTTTCGGTCCTGGCTGTCCATCGGAGCACTCGCAGCCAGCTTGGTGTTGACACCTCTGTCGCTGAGAGCTCAGCCTGAATCTTCTGAAACCAGTCAGGCTCCCAGCCTCACCAGTGAAGAGCGCAGTCGCGTCAGCTTTGATGCCTACATCCTCGGCCCCGGTGATGGACTGGACATTGAGCTGCTGGATCTGCCTGAACTCAGCGGCAGGGTCATCATCGGCCCAGACGGAACCATCTACCTGCCTCGGCTGAGAGCCCTCTACGTGGAAGGCCTCACGATTGAGGAGCTGCGGCTGTTCCTTACCGAGCAGTTCCGCCCCTACGTGCGCGATCCGGAGGTGTACATCCGTCCAGTCCGCTATAGGCCCATTCGCGTGTACGTGGGCGGTGAGGTCAAACGTCCCGGGTACTACTCCCTCAGTAAAGACAATGAACTTCAGCGTATTTCGGAATCCGCCGAGCAGACCACCTTGGATGGCCTGTCTGCCCCAGGAACGTCGCGCGGCGGCCTGAATCAGGTCCCCGGAGGTGCCACGGCGATAACCAGTGGAGGCGGCCTCAGCACCTTTGGCTTGCAGTTCCCCACCGTGTTCGACGCAATCCGTGCTGCCCAGGGCATCACCCCCTTCACCGACCTCTCCAAAGTGCAGGTGACCCGTCGCCAGGCCGCCAGTTCCGGCGGTGGTCGCATCCGCACCAACCTCAATTTCCTCTCGCTGATCACCACCGGCGATGAAAGCCAGAACATCCGCCTCTTCGACGGAGATGTGGTGAGCGTGGCCAAGAGCCCTGAGGTGTTGCGTGAACAGCTGCTCAAAGCTGGCCAGACAAACCTCACACCGCAGTTCATGCAGGTGTACGTCAGCGGACGTGTCAGAAATCCAGGCGCCGTGACGCTGCCGCAGGGGTCGTCCTTGGTGCAGGCGATCGACCTGGCCGGTGGCACCAAACTGCTGCACGGCAAGGTGGAGTTCATCCGCTTCAACCGTGAGGGCGAAATCGACCGGCGCATCTTCGGCTTCAAGAGCGACGCCCCCGCAGATGACTACCGCAACCCCGTGTTGATGGCCGGTGATGTAGTGCGCCTGCGCGAGTCCATCGCCAGTGCCGGCATTGAGGTGCTGAATGAGATCACAGCCCCCGCTGTGGGTCTCTACTCCGTTTATTCGATCTATCGAGATATCCAGCCATGA
- a CDS encoding 3-deoxy-manno-octulosonate cytidylyltransferase, giving the protein MKVCVVIPARYSSSRFPGKPLVNLLYKPMIIWVADIAARAVGIEHVYVATDDTRIADAVTSYGYKFIETSPHALTGTDRVAEASKQIDYDIYINVQGDEPTIDHLEILKCIQLKKENFDCVVNGYCTISTNSNPSSKNIPKVVKTEKNRLVYMSRSLVPGFKDLNIMPKEYLKQVCIYGFSFEELQLFSNYGRKSLLEQSEDIEILRFLDLGKQVLMYQCAKESLAVDVPSDIQIVEDYLQPNK; this is encoded by the coding sequence ATGAAAGTCTGCGTTGTAATTCCTGCACGATATTCATCATCTCGTTTTCCCGGGAAGCCCTTAGTCAACTTATTATATAAACCGATGATTATATGGGTTGCGGACATAGCAGCCCGTGCGGTTGGTATTGAGCATGTTTATGTTGCTACTGATGATACTCGCATAGCAGATGCCGTTACTTCATATGGATATAAATTCATAGAAACAAGTCCTCATGCTCTTACAGGTACAGATCGTGTTGCTGAAGCCTCTAAACAAATAGATTATGATATTTACATTAATGTGCAGGGAGATGAACCAACGATTGACCACTTGGAAATTTTAAAATGTATTCAACTGAAGAAAGAAAACTTTGATTGCGTTGTTAATGGATATTGCACCATCAGCACTAACTCAAACCCTTCCTCCAAAAACATCCCTAAGGTTGTCAAGACAGAGAAAAACAGATTAGTTTATATGTCGCGCTCATTAGTTCCAGGCTTTAAAGACCTCAACATTATGCCTAAAGAATACTTAAAACAAGTGTGTATTTATGGGTTTAGTTTTGAAGAGCTTCAGTTATTTAGTAATTATGGCCGTAAAAGCTTGTTAGAGCAGTCTGAAGATATCGAAATACTACGCTTCTTGGACCTGGGAAAACAAGTGTTAATGTATCAGTGTGCAAAAGAAAGCCTGGCTGTTGATGTTCCAAGTGACATCCAAATTGTTGAGGATTACCTTCAGCCCAATAAATGA
- a CDS encoding GumC family protein: MTSSPSQTLQPQQLDNDEIDLRQVAAALKRQWLLIGGITAATVLLSGIYAFTRKPVWEGSFQIVLENQDVGGGRLAKLAAANPMLAGLAGVSAGESSLVTEVKILESPSVLRPTYDFVKASKAAAGADVSKWVITDWTRSLEIELVKGTSVLSLTYRDTDEDLILPVLERITRTYQEYSGKDRRRGLTQGVAYLEQEIDKLRQQSATSMRTAQAYALANGLGIQDGMPTGATGSTNGGSVEASREAAQNQVNALRQRIAAAQRSGNTTLYKAPQLAANTEIYSQLQRVETRLQQQSALLTPQDQSIQRLQRERSGLIAYINQQTIGLLQGELITAEAQLASLTRPREVVLKHRELVRAALRDEKTLAELEVQLQSLKLDQARQTDPWELISTPTVLDKPVAPRKKRMVALGLFGGLVLGCGAALIRDRRSGLVFSEDELKTLLPCPMLERLPAMAPEQWSSTAQLLAEGPLADAQSVALIPVGNFPNNQIEQLQQALVAALGNRKLLVSRDLLASRTCSTQLLVTAPGAPQRQQLQQLREQLALQGTPLAGWLLIDPTLEA; this comes from the coding sequence ATGACGAGCAGCCCATCGCAGACGCTTCAGCCCCAGCAGCTGGACAACGACGAGATTGATCTGCGCCAGGTTGCTGCAGCCCTCAAGCGCCAGTGGCTACTGATCGGTGGCATCACCGCCGCTACGGTGCTGCTGAGTGGGATCTACGCCTTCACGCGCAAACCGGTGTGGGAAGGAAGTTTTCAGATCGTGCTGGAAAACCAGGATGTAGGGGGCGGCCGTCTGGCAAAACTGGCTGCAGCCAATCCGATGCTCGCGGGGCTTGCCGGCGTGAGTGCTGGTGAAAGTTCGCTTGTAACCGAGGTCAAGATTCTGGAAAGTCCTTCGGTGCTCAGGCCCACCTACGACTTTGTCAAAGCCAGCAAAGCCGCTGCTGGAGCAGACGTCAGCAAATGGGTGATTACCGATTGGACCAGGAGCTTGGAGATTGAACTGGTGAAAGGCACATCGGTGTTGTCATTGACCTATCGCGACACCGATGAAGATTTGATCCTGCCGGTGCTGGAACGCATCACCCGCACCTACCAGGAGTATTCCGGCAAAGACCGTCGCCGGGGCCTAACCCAGGGCGTGGCTTACCTCGAACAGGAAATCGACAAGCTGCGCCAGCAATCCGCCACCTCCATGCGCACTGCTCAGGCCTACGCCCTGGCGAATGGGCTTGGCATTCAAGACGGCATGCCCACGGGAGCGACTGGAAGCACGAACGGTGGGTCTGTGGAAGCCAGCCGCGAAGCAGCACAGAATCAGGTGAATGCCCTGCGTCAGCGGATTGCTGCAGCACAACGTTCAGGAAACACCACCCTTTACAAAGCCCCCCAGCTGGCCGCAAACACTGAGATCTACTCACAGCTCCAGCGCGTCGAAACCAGACTTCAGCAGCAGTCAGCGCTGCTCACCCCGCAGGATCAGTCGATTCAACGCCTTCAACGCGAACGCAGTGGGTTGATCGCTTACATCAACCAGCAGACCATCGGACTGCTGCAAGGCGAATTGATCACAGCGGAGGCCCAGCTAGCGTCTCTCACGAGGCCTCGCGAGGTGGTGCTCAAACACCGCGAATTGGTGCGGGCGGCACTGAGGGACGAGAAAACCCTGGCTGAACTTGAGGTGCAGCTGCAAAGCCTCAAGCTCGATCAGGCCCGTCAGACCGATCCATGGGAGTTGATTTCAACCCCCACTGTGCTCGACAAGCCAGTTGCGCCCCGCAAGAAACGGATGGTGGCTTTGGGACTGTTTGGAGGGCTCGTCCTGGGCTGTGGCGCCGCCCTGATCCGCGATCGCCGCAGCGGCCTTGTCTTCAGCGAAGACGAGCTCAAAACCTTGCTCCCTTGCCCAATGCTGGAGCGTCTGCCGGCAATGGCTCCAGAGCAATGGAGCAGCACAGCACAGCTGCTGGCAGAGGGTCCCCTCGCTGATGCTCAGTCAGTCGCTCTGATTCCCGTAGGCAACTTCCCCAACAACCAAATTGAGCAGCTTCAGCAGGCCCTCGTCGCAGCTCTTGGCAATCGAAAGCTCCTAGTCAGCCGCGACCTGCTCGCCAGTCGCACCTGCAGCACTCAGCTGCTGGTCACAGCACCCGGCGCCCCCCAGCGCCAACAACTGCAACAACTACGGGAGCAACTGGCTCTGCAAGGAACGCCACTAGCCGGGTGGTTGCTGATTGATCCAACGCTGGAGGCCTGA